One Nicotiana tomentosiformis chromosome 4, ASM39032v3, whole genome shotgun sequence genomic window carries:
- the LOC138909491 gene encoding uncharacterized protein codes for MLTTEYELFKMKEDEFIQDMHTRFTSIINDLHSLGEIIPRNKLVRKILSVLPASWESKVNAIMETKDLQKLTIDELIGNLKTYEMKNRNDHARREPQNEKNLVLKADNSDSSGDHANMAYLTRRFQKMVHRNGGIPKKGSSSRNTIGYDCCHKCGKLGHFIKDSPLHKQDH; via the coding sequence ATGCTCACtactgagtatgaactcttcaAGATGAAGGAGGATGAGTTCATTCAAGACATGCATACTCGCTTCACTTCTATCATCAATGATCTTCATTCTCTAGGAGAGATTATCCCAAGGAACAAACTGGTAAGAAAAATACTAAGTGTGTTACCTGCTTCCTGGGAGAGCAAAGTCAATGCTATCATGGAAACAAAAGATCTGCAAAAGCTAACGATTGATGAACTTATTGGAAATCTGAAGACTTACGAAATGAAGAACAGGAATGATCATGCAAGAAGGGAGCCCCAAAATGAGAAGAACCTGGTTCTCAAGGCAGACAATAGTGACTCTAGTGGTGATCATGCTAACATGGCATATCTTACACGTagatttcagaaaatggttcaCAGAAATGGAGGCATTCCCAAAAAGGGCAGCTCTAGTAGAAACACAATAGGCTATGATTGCTGTCACAAATGCGGGAAGCTGGGACATTTCATCAAAGATTCTCCTCTCCACAAGCAGGACCATTAG